Within the Gloeocapsa sp. DLM2.Bin57 genome, the region ATAATTAAATTTGAGATAAAGTTTTTAAAAATATGTCTTTGTTCGATTGGTTTGATAATTTACGAAAATCAGAGCCGAAAATTCAAAAACAGCAAGAACGAGAAATTGCTGACGGTTTGTGGACAAAATGTCCCTCTTGTGGTGTACTAACCTATACCAAAGATTTACAAGCTAATCAGTTTGTCTGTGCTGAATGTGGACACCATCTCCTGATTAATAGTAATCAAAGGATCGCTCAGTTAATCGATCCCCAAACTTGGCAACCTCTTAATGAGCATCTCCACGCAGGCGATCCTCTGGAATTTCGCGATCGCAAAGCCTATAGCGATCGACTCAAAGAAACACAGCTAAAAACGGGTCTCAAAGACGCGGTACAAACAGGAACAGGTTTATTAGGTGGATTTCCCGTAGCTTTAGGAGTGATGGACTTTCGCTTTATGGGGGGGAGTATGGGTTCAGTGGTAGGAGAAAAACTCTGTAGATTGATTGAACACGCAACTGCAAATTGTCTCCCTGTAATTATTATCTGTGCTTCAGGTGGAGCAAGAATGCAAGAGGGGATGTTAAGTTTAATGCAAATGGCGAAAATCTCAGGGGCTTTATCACTACACCGCGAAGCAGGATTGTTGTACATTCCCGTACTGACTCACCCTACCACAGGTGGAGTAACCGCGAGTTTTGCGATGTTAGGTGATTTAATACTAGCTGAGCCAAAAGCAACCATTGGATTCGCAGGAAAACGCGTCATAGAACAAACTTTACGGGAAAAACTCCCCGAAGGGTTTCAAACCTCAGAATATCTCTTGGAACATGGTTTTATTGACGCCATCATCCCTCGTACAGAGTTAAAAGAAACTTTAGCTCAATTAGTGGGTCTTCATCAACCTTTCTGCTCTCCTTTACTAATCAATGAACATGAGGATCTAGTAGTTCCAGAAGAGCAAAATCACTTAGTACCGCGATTATAACCACAATGAACCTAGGGGAGTTAAAAGGACAACATCTTGCGGTAGAATTATTAACTAGGGCGATCGCCCTAGAACAAATTGCACCAGCTTATCTATTTACCGGTAATTCAGGGATAGGACGTCGTTTAGCAACCCTAGGTTTTACTAGACTCCTCTTGTCGGGAAATGCTGAACCAAAAGACATCTTCAATCACCCTGATTTACTGTGGATAGAACCAACTTATCTACATCAGGGTAAGCTGATCACCGTTAAAGAGGCTTTAGCTAACTCTATCTCACGTAAAACAGCGCCACAAATACGTATTGAACAAATTCGCGAGATTATGGAGTTTTTGGGTCGTCCTCCTCTGTTGAGTCCTCGTTCTGTTATAGTTATAGAAGATGCTCATCAGATGAACGAATCAGCAGCTAACGCTTTACTTAAAACTCTTGAAGAACCAGGATTGGCTACTTTAATACTCATTGTTAACTCTAGTCAATCTCTGTTATCTACTCTAGTCTCTCGTTGTCAACGTATCCCTTTTTATCGACTTAGTGATAGTGAAGTGGTGGAAATACTCACCGAAAAAGGTTATACAGAGATTATAAATCAACCAGAAATCATCACTTTAGCCCAAGGAAGTCCAGGAAAAGCGATCGCCCTAGCCGAACAATTTCAAACTATACCACCAGAATTATTAACTAAGTTAAAAACTCCTCCCTATAATCTCACCTCTATTTTTACTCTAGCTCAAACAATTACCCA harbors:
- the accD gene encoding acetyl-CoA carboxylase, carboxyltransferase subunit beta; translated protein: MSLFDWFDNLRKSEPKIQKQQEREIADGLWTKCPSCGVLTYTKDLQANQFVCAECGHHLLINSNQRIAQLIDPQTWQPLNEHLHAGDPLEFRDRKAYSDRLKETQLKTGLKDAVQTGTGLLGGFPVALGVMDFRFMGGSMGSVVGEKLCRLIEHATANCLPVIIICASGGARMQEGMLSLMQMAKISGALSLHREAGLLYIPVLTHPTTGGVTASFAMLGDLILAEPKATIGFAGKRVIEQTLREKLPEGFQTSEYLLEHGFIDAIIPRTELKETLAQLVGLHQPFCSPLLINEHEDLVVPEEQNHLVPRL
- a CDS encoding DNA polymerase III subunit delta' (catalyzes the DNA-template-directed extension of the 3'-end of a DNA strand; the delta' subunit seems to interact with the gamma subunit to transfer the beta subunit on the DNA); protein product: MNLGELKGQHLAVELLTRAIALEQIAPAYLFTGNSGIGRRLATLGFTRLLLSGNAEPKDIFNHPDLLWIEPTYLHQGKLITVKEALANSISRKTAPQIRIEQIREIMEFLGRPPLLSPRSVIVIEDAHQMNESAANALLKTLEEPGLATLILIVNSSQSLLSTLVSRCQRIPFYRLSDSEVVEILTEKGYTEIINQPEIITLAQGSPGKAIALAEQFQTIPPELLTKLKTPPYNLTSIFTLAQTITQELDTENQLWLIDYLQVYYWRSSQKDQIALIWEQARQFLQQYVNPRLVWECSLLELYKQWEKVSN